The Novosphingobium aromaticivorans DSM 12444 genome segment CCGACCCTTTAGCCTTCTATGCGCGAAAAGTCCGCAACTTTGTGCACCGCAGCACGGAACCGGTCGAGCAGGGCAAGGCGACTGGAACGCTTGTTAGCATCCGCATCATTGACCGTGACCTGATCGAAGAAGGAGTCGATGGGCGCGCGAAGCGAGGCGAGCACCCGCATGGCGAAATCGAAATCTTCACTTTCGACCGCACCACGTGCCGCTGGTTCTGCGTAGTCCAGCGCATCGACGAGCGCCTGCTCGGCAGGTTCGCGCTGGTAGTTGCATTCGGGGTGCGAGAACTGCGCGACGACGCCTTCCATCGCCGGATCGTCGACCAGCACCAGCGGATCTTCCTCGCCCGTCGGCGGAACCACGCCCTCGCCTTCGGACCCGGCGTTGGGGTTGGCGGCGAAGCCTTCCTTCTTGAGGATGTTGGCGGCGCGCTTGTAGCCTGCGAGCAGGTTGGTGCCGTCCTCGGTGCCGACGAAGGCCTGAAGCGCATGGACGCGGGCAAGCAGGCGGACGAGATCGTCCTCGCCTCCAAGCGCGAACACGGCATCGATCAGGTCGTGGCGGACACCTGCTTCGCGTTGCTGGACTTTGAGGCGGTCGGCGAAGAAGTCAGGAAGTGTCGTAAACACTGCCTTCTGGTTTGTTTGAAAAGCTTCATAGGAAGCTTCCGCCATGTCGTCAGAAACAAGCTGCTTTGTAAATGCGGCGAGTGCCTTCGCAATTGCCTCCCACATCGAGACGCGCAGTGAACCCCAGTTGAGAAGTTCGAGCACGCCAAGAGCTGCACGTCGAAGCGCAAACGGGTCTCGCGATCCTGTGGGGCGCTGATCAATTAGGAAGAACCCGACCAACGTATCCAGTTTATCCGCCAGCGCCACTGCCACCGTTACCGGCGCGGTCGGCACGTCATCGCCCTGCCCGACCGGCTTGTAGTGATCGCGGATGGCATCTGCCACGGCATCGGGCAGACCTTCGGCGCGGGCGTAGTAGCCGCCCATCAGGCCCTGGAGTTCGGGGAATTCGCCGACCATTTCGGTGACGAGATCGGCCTTGCACAGTTCCGCAGCCTGCCGCGCCAGAGCGGGATCGCAGTTCGGCACGATGCCTTCGCTTGCCAGCCACTCGGCCAGCTTGACGACGCGCTGAACCTTGTCCGCGACGGTGCCGAGCTTTTCGTGGAAGGTGATGCGAGAGAGCTTCTGCGCCTGTTCGGCGAGCGGCTTCTTCTTGTCCTGCTCCCAGAAGAAGCGGGCGTCGGAGAGGCGTGCCGCCAGCACCTTGCGGTTGCCGTCGACGATGGCGGCGCCGCCGTCCTTGGCCTCGATGTTCGCGGTGCAGACGAAGGCGTTGGCGAGCTTTCCGGCGCTGTCACGGCAGATGAAGTACTTCTGGTTGACGCGGGCGGTGAGCTGGATGACTTCGGGCGGCACGTCGAGGAACGCCTCGTCGAAGCGGCCGAGCAGCGGGACCGGCCATTCGGTGAGGCCCGCGTTCTCGATCACCAGACCTTCGTCCTCGACCAGCACGAGGCCAGCGGCCTCTGCCGCAGCCTTGGCCTTGTCGCGCACCATCGCCTCGCGCTCGACGTGATCGACGATCACGTGGCAGGCGCGGAGCTTGTCGGCATAGTCGTGCGCGCTGCCGATGGTGATTTCGCCCGGGCAATGGAAGCGGTGGCCGCGCGTGGCATAGCCGGACTTCACAGCCCCGATCTCGCACTCGACCAGATCATCGCCCAGGATCGCTACGATGCCCGAGAGCGGACGCACCCAGCGCAAGGACTCGGTCGAGAGCGAAGCCGCGCCCCAGCGCTGGCTCTTGGGCCAGGGGAACGCGCGGATGATCGCGGGGACTGCTTCCGCGAGCACATCCCTGGTTGCGCGTCCCGGCTTCTCCGTCACGGCAAACCATACGCCATCGCGCTCGGTCAACTGGTCCCTGGTCAGACCGGTCTTGCGCAGGAAGCCTTCGAGTGCCTGTTCGGGCGCGGAGGTGCGTGGCCCCTTTACTTCCTCGGACACGGCTTCCGTCGCCAGCGGCAGAGCGCGCGCGATCAGCGCGAGGCGGCGCGGCGTGGACCACACGGTCACCTCACCCGCCTTCAGGCCGGCGGCGTCAAGCTCCTTGCGGAACAGCTTTTCCAGATCGGCGCGGGCGCCCGCCTGCATGCGGGCCGGGATTTCCTCGCTGCGCAGTTCGAGAAGGAAGTCTGCGGTGGTCATGCTGCGTTTCCGTCAAGAGTCTCGTCACCCTGAACTTGTTTCAGGGTCCATCGCGCGGCCAGAGCCGAAGCTTTGCGCATGTGCGAGGCCGCGCCGATGGGGGAAAGGTTCAGCAACTGCGCAGGCTGCACCATGGATGCTGAAACGAGTTCAGCATGACGGGGGTGTGGGAGCGAAGGCTGGTTCACTTGCTCCACTCCGGATACCTGGCCGCCCACTGGTCGGCGAACTTGGCCATGTAGGCCTCGCACGAACCACGCGCGAGATCGCGGACGCGGCCCATGTAGCTGGCGCGTTCCTGCACCGAGATCACGCCGCGCGCCTGCAGCAGGTTGAACAGGTGGCTCGCCTCGATAGCCTGCTCGTAAGCGGCAATCGGCACGTCGTTGTCGAGGCTGCGCCTGCACTCTTCCTCGGCGCGGCGGAACCCTTCGAACAGGCTGTCGGTGTCGGCTACCTCGAAGTTCCACTTCGACATCTGCTTCTCGTTCTCGAGGAACACCTCGCCGTAGGTCACGCCGTGATTGTTGAAGGCCAGGTCGTAGACGTTGTCGACGCCCTGGATGTACATGGCAAGGCGTTCCAGGCCGTAGGTCAGTTCGCCCGCCACCGGCTTGCAATCGAAGCCGCCCATCTGCTGGAAATAGGTGAACTGGGTGACTTCCATCCCGTCGCACCACACTTCCCAGCCAAGGCCCCATGCGCCGAGCGTGGGAGATTCCCAGTCGTCCTCGACGAAGCGGATATCGTGGACCAGCGGATCGATGCCGATTTCCACCAGCGATTGCAGGTACAGTTCCTGCAGGTTCTCAGGCGAAGGCTTCAGGATCACCTGGTACTGGTAGTAGTGCTGCAACCGGTTCGGGTTCTCGCCATAGCGACCGTCGGTCGGGCGGCGGCAGGGCTGCACGAAAGCCGCGTTCCACGGCTCGGGCCCAAGCGCGCGCAGCGTCGTGGCGGTGTGGAACGTGCCCGCGCCCATGCGCATGTCATAGGGCTGGAGGATCAGGCAGCCCTGCTCGCTCCAGAACGCATGAAGGCGCAGGATCATGTCCTGCAGGCTGAGAGGCTTTTGCTGAATGTCGGCCATGGTCGCGCGGCTTTGGCCGATGAGCGCCGCCAAATCAACCGCCAAGCAGGGCCCGCGCCCCT includes the following:
- a CDS encoding glycine--tRNA ligase subunit alpha produces the protein MADIQQKPLSLQDMILRLHAFWSEQGCLILQPYDMRMGAGTFHTATTLRALGPEPWNAAFVQPCRRPTDGRYGENPNRLQHYYQYQVILKPSPENLQELYLQSLVEIGIDPLVHDIRFVEDDWESPTLGAWGLGWEVWCDGMEVTQFTYFQQMGGFDCKPVAGELTYGLERLAMYIQGVDNVYDLAFNNHGVTYGEVFLENEKQMSKWNFEVADTDSLFEGFRRAEEECRRSLDNDVPIAAYEQAIEASHLFNLLQARGVISVQERASYMGRVRDLARGSCEAYMAKFADQWAARYPEWSK
- the glyS gene encoding glycine--tRNA ligase subunit beta, coding for MTTADFLLELRSEEIPARMQAGARADLEKLFRKELDAAGLKAGEVTVWSTPRRLALIARALPLATEAVSEEVKGPRTSAPEQALEGFLRKTGLTRDQLTERDGVWFAVTEKPGRATRDVLAEAVPAIIRAFPWPKSQRWGAASLSTESLRWVRPLSGIVAILGDDLVECEIGAVKSGYATRGHRFHCPGEITIGSAHDYADKLRACHVIVDHVEREAMVRDKAKAAAEAAGLVLVEDEGLVIENAGLTEWPVPLLGRFDEAFLDVPPEVIQLTARVNQKYFICRDSAGKLANAFVCTANIEAKDGGAAIVDGNRKVLAARLSDARFFWEQDKKKPLAEQAQKLSRITFHEKLGTVADKVQRVVKLAEWLASEGIVPNCDPALARQAAELCKADLVTEMVGEFPELQGLMGGYYARAEGLPDAVADAIRDHYKPVGQGDDVPTAPVTVAVALADKLDTLVGFFLIDQRPTGSRDPFALRRAALGVLELLNWGSLRVSMWEAIAKALAAFTKQLVSDDMAEASYEAFQTNQKAVFTTLPDFFADRLKVQQREAGVRHDLIDAVFALGGEDDLVRLLARVHALQAFVGTEDGTNLLAGYKRAANILKKEGFAANPNAGSEGEGVVPPTGEEDPLVLVDDPAMEGVVAQFSHPECNYQREPAEQALVDALDYAEPAARGAVESEDFDFAMRVLASLRAPIDSFFDQVTVNDADANKRSSRLALLDRFRAAVHKVADFSRIEG